In Helianthus annuus cultivar XRQ/B chromosome 3, HanXRQr2.0-SUNRISE, whole genome shotgun sequence, a single window of DNA contains:
- the LOC110930370 gene encoding mitochondrial adenine nucleotide transporter ADNT1, translating into MTSEDVVGKTSVTIANIAEEAKIASEGVKAPSRQTLLGICKSLVAGGVAGGVSRTAVAPLERLKILLQVQNPHAIKYNGTIQGLKYIWRTEGFKGMFKGNGTNCARIVPNSAVKFFSYEEASKGILWLYRQQTGNGDAELTPLLRLGAGACAGIIAMSATYPMDLVRGRITVQTDKSSTQYRGIAHALTTVLREEGPRALYKGWLPSVIGVIPYVGLNFAVYESLKDYLVKSRPFGLVEDKELGVTTKLACGAVAGTFGQTVAYPLDVIRRRMQMVGWKHAASVVTGKGNSTLEYTGMIDAFRKTVRYEGFGALYKGLVPNSVKVVPSIAIAFVTYEVVKDVLKVEMRISD; encoded by the exons ATGACATCGGAAGACGTTGTAGGGAAAACGAGTGTGACCATCGCTAATATCGCTGAAGAAGCAAAAATCGCCAGTGAAGGTGTCAAGGCTCCCAGTCGTCAAACTTTGCTCGGAATCTGTAAATCTCTCGTCGCTGGAGGTGTTGCCGGCGGAGT ATCGCGTACTGCTGTTGCTCCTCTAGAAAGATTGAAAATTCTGCTTCAG GTTCAAAATCCGCATGCGATCAAATACAATGGAACTATTCAGGGACTAAAGTATATATGGAGAACCGAGGGTTTTAAAGGAATGTTTAAAGGAAATGGCACCAATTGTGCGCGCATTGTCCCAAACTCTGCTGTCAAATTCTTTAGCTATGAAGAGGCATCCAA GGGAATCTTGTGGCTATATCGACAGCAAACCGGAAATG GTGATGCTGAACTCACACCGCTTTTACGCCTTGGAGCCGGTGCTTGTGCGGGAATAATTGCCATGTCAGCGACCTATCCGATGGACTTGGTTCGCGGTCGTATTACTGTCCAg ACTGATAAATCTTCTACTCAATATAGAGGAATTGCGCATGCTCTTACGACAGTACTCCGTGAAGAGGGTCCACGCGCGTTATACAAAGGATGGCTTCCTTCTGTTATTGGCGTT ATACCATATGTGGGACTTAATTTCGCGGTATACGAATCCTTAAAAGACTATTTGGTGAAGTCAAGACCGTTCGGGCTAGTTGAAGACAAGGAGTTGGGCGTGACAACTAAGCTCGCATGTGGGGCCGTTGCTGGAACCTTTGGTCAAACGGTTGCATACCCACTCGATGTCATACGCAGAAGAATGCAAATGGTTGGTTGGAAACACGCTGCGTCAGTTGTTACCGGTAAAGGAAATTCAACACTTGAATACACTGGTATGATTGATGCCTTCAGGAAAACCGTTCGTTATGAGGGTTTCGGCGCTTTGTACAAGGGTTTGGTCCCGAATTCAGTCAAG GTGGTTCCATCGATAGCGATTGCATTTGTGACATATGAGGTGGTTAAGGATGTACTCAAGGTAGAGATGAGGATATCCGATTAA
- the LOC110930369 gene encoding COP1-interactive protein 1 — translation MGKHRLRNRIKSMVGSLIDPDKDEQLKGSNIETEENYKKILEIVKDEDQVDKSELVELIEEFHNRYNSIYERYDQITGKLQEKVRSKNEKDSSSSSSSDSDSDDASNKESKNGKLAANTEIHELQIKLAAETEEKEALNSQLQETVNMLNESKLQSDRLLEENSKLLAENRELNSKLEDAKAVETELNREIEDIKKERTSLTVERETTMKTVEELTAITDQLKAEKDGFESELQSIKGEFQKLVEQKTEFEQQKNEELLALEKNYEEKIDNLRKELESITVQKQESDNLIECLRDEITNKNGDQERLLEEKDAHVAEIKQLQKKIDEMSAEIENGIQLKEQTVEQLEETIEDLKSDLEIKGDEVNMLTETIRNLEVKIRLSTQKLRVTEQTLSETEHEHAAKEEKLHQENKSLVEKISTLTQMIADIKREVQDQVNETLTGVDSLTVKFEEDYGHVRTRVTEITNEIQAMQIQLKQMKEDAKQKLDEMVTELKLSETENDRLMKSLEDMKTGSAKKDEKINELENTIHVKDERMLSFCEDKREAIKQLCIWADYHRDRFDHLQQLLKTSISTQRQTVR, via the exons ATGGGGAAGCATCGTTTGAGAAATAGAATTAAGTCGATGGTCGGAAGTCTCATTGATCCAGACAAAGACGAGCAACTTAAAGGCAGCAATATAG AAACggaagaaaactataaaaagattttagagatagtcaaagacgAAGATCAAGTAGATAAGAGCGAACTTGTGGAGTTAATTGAGGAATTTCACAACCGATACAATTCAATCTACGAACGCTATGATCAAATCACTGGAAAGCTGCAGGAGAAAGTTCGATCAAAGAATGAAAAAGATTCTTCTTCCTCATCTAGTTCCGATTCAGATTCAGACGATGCTTCGAATAAGGAAAGTAAAAACGGGAAGTTGGCAGCAAATACCGAGATTCATGAGTTACAAATAAAGTTGGCAGCTGAAACAGAAGAAAAAGAAGCATTAAATTCACAGCTACAAGAAACAGTAAACATGTTAAACGAGTCGAAACTCCAATCTGATCGATTACTTGAAGAAAATTCCAAACTTCTGGCTGAAAACAGAGAACTCAATTCGAAACTGGAGGACGCGAAAGCGGTCGAAACCGAACTGAATCGGGAAATTGAAGATATCAAGAAAGAGAGAACCAGTTTAACGGTGGAAAGAGAGACAACCATGAAAACCGTTGAAGAACTAACTGCCATTACAGATCAACTGAAGGCAGAAAAAGACGGTTTTGAGTCAGAATTACAAAGCATAAAAGGGGAATTCCAAAAGTTGGTTGAACAGAAAACAGAATTCGAACAGCAGAAAAATGAGGAATTATTGGCTCTTGAGAAGAACTACGAGGAAAAGATCGACAATTTGCGAAAGGAATTAGAATCGATTACCGTCCAAAAACAAGAATCGGATAATCTGATAGAGTGTTTACGAGACGAGATCACAAACAAGAATGGTGATCAAGAAAGATTACTAGAAGAGAAGGATGCCCACGTGGCAGAGATCAAACAGCTACAGAAGAAAATTGACGAAATGTCAGCGGAAATCGAAAATGGTATCCAGTTGAAAGAACAAACCGTTGAACAACTAGAAGAAACCATTGAAGACCTTAAAAGTGATCTTGAAATCAAAGGAGATGAAGTCAACATGTTGACTGAAACGATCAGAAACCTCGAAGTCAAAATCCGGTTATCAACCCAGAAGCTTCGTGTAACGGAACAGACGTTAAGCGAAACGGAACACGAGCATGCAGCGAAAGAAGAGAAGCTGCATCAAGAAAACAAATCTTTAGTAGAAAAAATCTCAACGTTAACCCAAATGATTGCTGATATCAAAAGGGAGGTACAAGATCAAGTTAATGAGACATTGACCGGCGTTGACTCGCTCACCGTGAAGTTTGAAGAAGATTACGGCCACGTAAGAACACGAGTTACGGAAATCACGAACGAAATACAAGCAATGCAGATTCAGCTGAAGCAAATGAAAGAAGACGCGAAACAAAAGTTGGACGAAATGGTGACGGAGTTAAAGTTATCTGAAACTGAAAATGACAGGTTAATGAAATCATTGGAGGATATGAAGACAGGAAGTGCGAAAAAAGATGAGAAGATTAATGAGCTCGAAAACACAATTCATGTGAAAGACGAACGGATGTTGAGTTTTTGCGAGGATAAACGAGAGGCGATAAAGCAGCTGTGCATATGGGCGGATTATCACAGGGACCGTTTCGATCATCTTCAACAACTACTGAAGACAAGCATCAGCACACAGAGGCAGACGGTGAGGTAA